Proteins encoded together in one Pseudomonas sp. TCU-HL1 window:
- the gspJ gene encoding type II secretion system minor pseudopilin GspJ, with amino-acid sequence MKRVAGFTLLELLIAIAIFALLALGTWRMLGAVLDSDEATRIQEQQLRELVRAVSAFERDVRQVESRPIRDAYGESRAALLGEHQGDDDTLELTRGGWRNPTGTQRSRLQRVRWQLSGERLERRYWTALDQAQDSLPQVQAALDGVTALKLRYMDDSGDWQDSWPPAGLSDDERLDRLPRALELALEHRRYGELRRIVRLVENPPRQAPQAGEDSQDGEQETPQNGQQDGSEQEATQ; translated from the coding sequence ATGAAGCGTGTTGCGGGTTTCACCCTGCTGGAGCTGCTGATCGCCATCGCCATCTTTGCACTGCTGGCCCTCGGCACCTGGCGCATGCTCGGCGCCGTGCTCGACAGCGACGAAGCCACACGCATCCAGGAGCAACAGTTGCGTGAGCTGGTGCGAGCCGTTTCAGCCTTCGAGCGGGACGTGCGCCAGGTGGAATCCCGGCCGATTCGCGATGCCTATGGCGAGTCCCGTGCTGCGCTGCTGGGGGAGCACCAGGGCGACGACGACACGCTGGAGCTGACGCGCGGCGGCTGGCGCAACCCCACAGGTACTCAGCGCTCACGTTTGCAGCGGGTGCGCTGGCAACTGTCCGGCGAGCGCCTGGAACGGCGCTACTGGACCGCGCTGGACCAGGCACAGGACAGCCTGCCGCAGGTGCAGGCTGCGCTGGATGGCGTTACCGCCCTGAAGCTGCGCTACATGGATGACAGCGGTGACTGGCAGGACAGCTGGCCGCCGGCCGGGCTGTCGGACGACGAACGCCTGGACCGCTTGCCGCGTGCCCTGGAGCTGGCCCTGGAGCATCGCCGCTATGGCGAACTGCGCCGGATCGTGCGGCTGGTGGAGAACCCGCCAAGGCAGGCTCCACAGGCCGGTGAGGATTCGCAGGATGGCGAGCAGGAGACGCCGCAGAATGGCCAGCAGGATGGCAGCGAACAGGAGGCCACGCAATGA
- a CDS encoding type II secretion system protein N, with amino-acid sequence MRAPDSAHWLQRQAPALVSALLVLAMAASFVWQTRDWLHLIDAPADVPEQGGTPQANTQPLQNLEPLFGPAPVAQPSGPPPSTNLRLTLLGSFVHAGPDKSIAIIQYEGGKPRRFTAGDEITNGVKVHAVYRNRVEIERNGRLESLSFPEPRSRFTPVGGASEDSSAAVIDELNGLQEDNAAELRERMEKLRQQMEDPDSAPADASAEQPQESE; translated from the coding sequence GTGCGAGCCCCGGATTCCGCGCATTGGCTGCAGCGCCAGGCGCCGGCACTTGTCAGCGCCTTGCTGGTGCTGGCCATGGCCGCCAGCTTCGTCTGGCAGACCCGCGACTGGCTGCATCTCATCGACGCCCCTGCCGATGTGCCGGAACAAGGCGGAACGCCGCAGGCCAACACGCAGCCCCTGCAAAACCTCGAACCGCTGTTTGGCCCCGCCCCGGTGGCCCAACCCAGCGGGCCGCCTCCCAGCACCAACCTGCGCCTGACCCTGCTCGGCAGCTTCGTTCACGCCGGCCCGGACAAGTCCATTGCCATCATCCAGTACGAAGGCGGCAAACCTCGCCGCTTCACCGCGGGCGATGAGATCACCAACGGGGTGAAGGTGCACGCGGTGTACCGCAACCGGGTCGAGATCGAACGTAATGGACGCCTGGAAAGTCTCAGCTTCCCGGAACCCCGCTCACGCTTCACCCCCGTCGGCGGCGCCTCGGAAGATTCGTCCGCGGCAGTCATCGACGAGCTCAACGGCCTGCAGGAAGACAACGCCGCGGAGCTGCGCGAGCGCATGGAAAAACTGCGCCAACAAATGGAAGACCCGGACAGCGCACCTGCCGATGCTTCCGCCGAACAGCCCCAGGAAAGCGAATGA
- the gspI gene encoding type II secretion system minor pseudopilin GspI, producing the protein MRASRAFTLIEVLVALAVFAVVAASVLTASARSLQIASRLEDKTLAMWIADNRLTELQLRETPPGSGRDQGELDFAGRRWEWLSQIEGTSDPALRRVTLWVAPRPTRGTGGKLEERATVRLVGFVGSTP; encoded by the coding sequence ATGAGAGCCAGTCGAGCCTTCACCCTGATCGAAGTGCTGGTGGCCCTGGCGGTCTTCGCCGTGGTTGCCGCCAGCGTACTCACCGCCAGCGCGCGCAGCCTGCAGATTGCCTCACGCCTGGAAGACAAGACCCTGGCGATGTGGATCGCAGACAACCGGTTGACCGAGCTCCAGTTGCGGGAGACTCCGCCAGGCAGCGGGCGCGACCAGGGTGAACTGGATTTTGCCGGGCGACGCTGGGAGTGGCTGAGCCAGATCGAGGGCACCAGTGACCCGGCCCTGCGGCGCGTCACCCTCTGGGTGGCGCCGCGTCCGACCCGAGGTACTGGCGGCAAGCTGGAAGAGCGGGCCACGGTGCGCCTGGTGGGCTTCGTCGGGAGCACGCCATGA
- the gspH gene encoding type II secretion system minor pseudopilin GspH — protein sequence MSGGRQGGIDRAPGALASAGFTLIEVLVVMVVIGCLAGLAVISSGVAGPARELRNEAERLAGLIGVLADEAVLDNREYGLRIERDGYQVFFYDETTSRWRALSDDARQLPEWAELSIELEGEPLALPAPDKEGKKTKDARPVPQLIILSSGELSPFRLELGERRKDGLRLQLSSDGFRLPRVENLSGKGRAG from the coding sequence ATGAGCGGTGGGCGGCAGGGCGGCATTGACCGGGCTCCCGGTGCCCTGGCGTCCGCGGGTTTCACCCTGATCGAGGTGCTGGTGGTGATGGTGGTCATCGGCTGCCTCGCCGGTCTGGCGGTGATCAGCTCCGGCGTCGCAGGCCCGGCCCGCGAACTCAGGAACGAAGCCGAACGCCTCGCCGGTCTGATCGGCGTGCTCGCCGATGAGGCGGTGCTGGATAACCGTGAATATGGCCTGCGCATCGAACGCGATGGCTACCAGGTGTTTTTCTATGACGAAACCACCAGCCGTTGGCGGGCGCTGTCCGATGACGCTCGCCAATTGCCCGAGTGGGCTGAACTGAGCATTGAACTGGAAGGTGAGCCCCTGGCACTTCCCGCGCCGGACAAGGAGGGGAAAAAGACCAAGGATGCGCGGCCCGTGCCGCAGCTGATCATTCTTTCCAGTGGCGAACTCAGCCCGTTTCGCCTGGAACTGGGCGAGCGGCGTAAGGATGGGCTGCGCCTGCAGCTATCCAGTGACGGTTTCCGCCTGCCGCGCGTGGAAAACCTGAGCGGCAAGGGGCGCGCTGGATGA
- the gspM gene encoding type II secretion system protein GspM → MLDAIKTPLQTQWQASALGRRWRAIPSRDRMALLGLGLFLGLVLLYLLLWLPAERRLASARDYFETQRGLHAYLQLHAPQARTVQSQPQSQVDPERLQGLVTATAAEQGLAVERIDSDAPGAVQVNLQPAAFPVLLRWFGVLEGQGVRIDEAGLDRSEDGRVTARVSLKVGG, encoded by the coding sequence ATGCTCGACGCAATCAAGACGCCGCTCCAGACGCAATGGCAGGCTTCGGCCCTGGGACGGCGCTGGCGGGCAATACCGTCGCGGGACCGCATGGCATTGCTGGGGTTGGGCCTGTTCCTCGGCCTGGTGCTGCTCTACTTGCTGCTCTGGCTGCCGGCCGAACGCCGCCTGGCCAGTGCGCGGGACTACTTCGAGACCCAGCGTGGCTTGCACGCCTACCTGCAACTTCATGCACCCCAGGCGCGGACGGTACAAAGCCAGCCGCAGAGTCAGGTCGACCCTGAGCGCCTGCAGGGCCTGGTCACGGCCACGGCGGCCGAACAGGGCCTTGCCGTCGAGCGCATCGACAGCGATGCACCGGGAGCGGTGCAGGTGAACCTGCAGCCGGCGGCTTTCCCCGTGCTGTTGCGTTGGTTCGGCGTGCTGGAAGGGCAGGGGGTGCGTATCGACGAAGCGGGGCTGGACCGCAGCGAGGATGGCCGCGTTACGGCAAGGGTCTCGCTGAAGGTTGGCGGCTGA
- a CDS encoding AraC family transcriptional regulator, with translation MKAQRVKLGDLSVSSVLSMVAALEQAGHCATELLERFGLDARRFADPQGRLSIPRYMRLGHAAIQLSGNPALGLAMGRLSRLSQLGLAGVCAAQAPNLREAGRALTRFERLYASNYRGQSSFHEDSKGAWLRFYSISPYNAYNRFVVDSVLAGWQSQLSQLAGSGIRIEKVEIEFPAPDYAERYAEHFGCPVEFEAGANQMRLSLETLAQRGSDHCPSTWRQLLDICERELQQLTRTRSLRERITQLLGPLLHGREPDLEEVAARLQMPSWTLRRKLAEEGTQFRAILNETRRDLAMAYIRDTELAFGEIAYLLGFASAEAFQRAFKRWSGSTPGEFRRAQRQAG, from the coding sequence ATGAAAGCGCAACGGGTCAAGCTGGGCGACCTTTCAGTGAGTTCCGTACTCAGCATGGTGGCGGCGCTGGAACAGGCCGGCCACTGCGCGACGGAGCTGCTGGAACGCTTTGGCCTCGACGCCAGGCGTTTCGCCGATCCCCAGGGGCGCCTTTCGATCCCGCGCTACATGCGCCTCGGCCACGCCGCCATCCAGCTCAGCGGCAACCCCGCACTGGGCCTGGCCATGGGTCGTCTCAGCCGCCTCAGCCAGCTCGGGCTCGCGGGCGTCTGCGCTGCCCAGGCACCGAACCTGCGCGAAGCGGGCCGCGCACTGACCCGCTTCGAGCGACTCTATGCCAGTAACTATCGCGGGCAGTCGAGCTTCCACGAGGACAGCAAGGGCGCCTGGCTGCGCTTCTACTCCATCAGCCCCTACAACGCCTACAACCGCTTCGTGGTGGACTCGGTGCTGGCAGGCTGGCAAAGCCAGCTGAGCCAACTGGCCGGTAGCGGCATCCGCATCGAGAAAGTGGAGATCGAGTTCCCCGCACCGGACTATGCGGAACGTTATGCCGAGCATTTCGGCTGCCCGGTGGAGTTCGAAGCGGGCGCCAACCAGATGCGTCTGTCCCTGGAAACCCTTGCACAACGCGGCAGCGATCACTGCCCGAGCACCTGGAGGCAGTTGCTGGATATCTGCGAACGGGAATTGCAGCAGCTGACCCGCACCCGCAGCCTGCGCGAACGCATCACCCAATTGCTGGGTCCATTGCTGCACGGGCGGGAACCGGACCTGGAAGAAGTGGCGGCACGCCTGCAAATGCCCAGCTGGACCTTGCGCCGCAAACTGGCCGAGGAAGGCACGCAGTTCCGCGCCATCCTCAACGAAACCCGCCGCGACCTGGCCATGGCCTATATCCGCGACACCGAACTGGCCTTCGGCGAAATCGCCTATCTGCTCGGATTCGCCTCGGCCGAAGCCTTCCAGCGCGCCTTCAAGCGCTGGAGCGGCAGCACGCCCGGCGAGTTCCGCCGTGCCCAGCGCCAGGCGGGCTAA
- the gspE gene encoding type II secretion system ATPase GspE yields the protein MNPPLVEAPLRRLPFGFAKRHGVLLLDGAEPCLAHRPGVELVALAEARRFAGRSLPLRPLSGEAFEQALAQAYQHDSSAAMQLAEDLGGSLDLASLAEQIPETEDLLEQEDDAPIIRLINAILGEAIKENASDIHLETFEKRLVVRFRVDGILREVLEPKRELAALLVSRIKVMARLDIAEKRIPQDGRISLRVAGREVDIRVSTLPSANGERVVLRLLDKQAGRLTLQHLGMSERDRHLLEATVRRPHGILLVTGPTGSGKTTTLYASLVTLNDRTRNILTVEDPIEYHIEGIGQTQVNAKVDMTFARGLRAILRQDPDVVMVGEIRDQETAEIAVQASLTGHLVLSTLHTNSAIGAITRLVDMGVEPFLLSSSLLGVLAQRLVRVLCSHCKEAYQADAAECQLLGVEPDNAPTLHRARGCTECHQQGYRGRTGIYELVVFDDHMRSLIHSVASEQEMIRHARLSSPSIREDGRSKVLQGVTTVEEVLRVTQEE from the coding sequence ATGAACCCTCCACTCGTTGAAGCACCCCTGCGACGGCTCCCGTTCGGATTCGCCAAGCGGCATGGCGTTCTGCTGCTCGATGGCGCGGAGCCTTGCCTGGCCCATCGGCCCGGCGTCGAGCTGGTGGCCCTGGCCGAGGCGCGGCGTTTTGCCGGGCGCAGCCTGCCGCTGAGGCCACTCAGTGGCGAGGCGTTCGAGCAGGCTCTGGCCCAGGCCTACCAGCATGACTCCTCCGCCGCCATGCAACTGGCCGAGGACCTGGGGGGCAGCCTGGACCTCGCCTCGCTGGCCGAACAGATTCCGGAAACCGAAGACCTGCTGGAGCAGGAAGACGACGCGCCGATCATCCGCCTGATCAACGCCATCCTTGGTGAGGCCATCAAGGAAAACGCCTCGGACATCCACCTGGAAACCTTCGAGAAGCGCCTGGTCGTGCGCTTCCGCGTCGACGGCATCCTGCGCGAAGTGCTGGAGCCCAAGCGTGAGCTGGCAGCTTTGCTGGTGTCGCGGATCAAGGTCATGGCCAGGCTGGATATCGCGGAGAAGCGCATTCCCCAGGACGGCCGCATTTCCCTGCGAGTCGCCGGGCGTGAGGTGGACATCCGTGTTTCCACGCTGCCCTCGGCCAATGGCGAGCGAGTGGTACTGCGCCTGCTGGACAAGCAGGCGGGGCGCCTGACGCTGCAGCACCTGGGCATGAGTGAGCGTGACCGGCACCTGCTGGAAGCTACCGTGCGTCGCCCCCACGGCATCCTGCTGGTCACCGGCCCCACCGGCTCGGGCAAGACCACCACCCTGTACGCCAGCCTGGTTACCCTCAATGACCGCACCCGCAACATCCTCACCGTAGAAGACCCGATCGAATATCACATCGAGGGCATCGGCCAGACCCAGGTCAACGCCAAGGTGGACATGACCTTCGCCCGCGGCCTGCGGGCGATCCTCCGGCAGGACCCGGACGTGGTGATGGTGGGGGAGATTCGCGACCAGGAAACCGCCGAGATTGCCGTGCAGGCCTCTCTGACGGGCCACCTGGTGCTATCGACCCTGCACACCAACAGCGCCATCGGCGCCATCACCCGTCTGGTGGACATGGGCGTCGAGCCTTTCCTGCTGTCCTCGTCGTTGCTGGGCGTACTGGCCCAGCGCCTGGTGCGTGTGCTCTGCTCGCACTGCAAGGAGGCCTACCAGGCCGACGCCGCCGAATGTCAGTTGCTCGGCGTGGAACCGGACAATGCACCCACCCTGCATCGCGCGCGCGGCTGCACGGAGTGCCACCAGCAGGGATACCGCGGACGTACCGGGATCTACGAACTGGTGGTGTTCGATGACCACATGCGCAGCCTGATCCACAGCGTTGCGTCGGAGCAGGAAATGATCCGTCACGCCCGACTGTCCAGTCCGAGCATTCGTGAGGACGGCCGGAGCAAGGTGCTGCAGGGCGTCACCACGGTGGAAGAAGTGCTGCGGGTCACCCAGGAAGAATAA
- the gspG gene encoding type II secretion system major pseudopilin GspG, with protein sequence MVVVVILGILAALVVPQVMNRPDQAKVTVAKGDIKAIGAALDMYKLDNFSYPSTQQGLEALVSRPSGNPPAKNWNKDGYLKRLPVDPWGNPYQFLSPGSKGTYDLYSLGADGKEGGSDNDADIANWDN encoded by the coding sequence ATGGTCGTCGTGGTCATCCTCGGCATCCTTGCCGCGCTGGTGGTGCCGCAGGTGATGAACCGTCCCGACCAGGCCAAGGTCACGGTGGCCAAGGGCGATATCAAGGCCATTGGCGCCGCCCTGGACATGTACAAGCTGGACAACTTCTCTTATCCCAGCACCCAGCAGGGCCTGGAGGCGCTGGTGAGCCGGCCGTCCGGCAATCCGCCGGCGAAGAACTGGAACAAGGACGGCTACCTGAAGAGGTTGCCGGTCGATCCCTGGGGCAATCCGTACCAGTTCCTGTCTCCGGGCAGCAAGGGCACCTACGACCTCTATTCCCTGGGGGCCGATGGTAAGGAAGGCGGCAGCGACAACGACGCCGACATCGCCAACTGGGACAACTGA
- the gspL gene encoding type II secretion system protein GspL: MTQACIFLPVAACNQLDAELEVLLWQGGGGRRLPLARALEEVTPPWRLILPVEAVTCCAARLPTQKGRWLRQALPFAVEELLAEDVESFHLGLGGALADGRHRVFAVRRNWLAGWLELAGKLGPAPGAIQIDADLLPEQGTQLLWLDQRWLLGGEGSTRLSFEEQDWPHLLAACPAPRNGHAPVERQTLEGVEDWREDSDAHGWLAAQKGSDLAQGEFTLREELQPWSRWKPLLGLVGVWLLLQWGFNLAQAWQLQRQGDTYAEANEALYRELFPQDNKLVNLRAQFDQHLAEGSTSGQSRLLALLGQAAQALIAEGAQVRVQQLDFSETRGDLALQVQAPGFDALERLRERLIGSGLSVQMGSASRDQSGVSARMVIGG; encoded by the coding sequence ATGACACAGGCTTGCATCTTTCTCCCGGTGGCCGCCTGCAATCAGTTGGACGCCGAACTGGAGGTGCTGCTCTGGCAGGGAGGCGGTGGCCGTCGCCTGCCGCTGGCCAGGGCATTGGAAGAGGTCACGCCGCCCTGGCGGCTGATCCTGCCGGTGGAGGCGGTGACCTGTTGCGCCGCCCGCCTGCCGACGCAGAAGGGGCGTTGGTTGCGCCAGGCATTGCCCTTTGCGGTGGAGGAACTGCTGGCCGAAGACGTGGAGAGTTTTCACCTGGGTCTCGGTGGCGCCCTCGCCGATGGCCGTCACCGGGTCTTTGCCGTGCGCCGCAACTGGCTGGCGGGTTGGCTGGAACTGGCTGGCAAGCTGGGTCCGGCACCCGGGGCCATACAGATCGATGCCGACCTGTTGCCGGAGCAAGGTACCCAACTGCTCTGGCTGGACCAGCGCTGGCTGTTGGGGGGGGAGGGCAGTACACGGCTCAGCTTCGAGGAGCAGGATTGGCCCCATCTGCTGGCGGCCTGCCCAGCGCCGCGCAATGGCCATGCCCCGGTCGAGCGGCAGACGCTGGAGGGGGTGGAGGACTGGCGCGAAGACAGCGACGCCCATGGCTGGCTGGCGGCGCAGAAGGGCAGTGACCTGGCTCAGGGCGAATTCACCCTGAGAGAAGAGCTCCAGCCCTGGTCCCGCTGGAAGCCGCTGCTGGGGCTCGTGGGCGTCTGGCTACTGTTGCAGTGGGGCTTCAATCTGGCTCAGGCCTGGCAACTGCAACGCCAGGGAGATACCTACGCCGAGGCCAATGAAGCGCTCTACCGCGAGTTGTTCCCACAGGACAACAAGCTGGTGAACCTGCGGGCGCAGTTCGACCAGCATTTGGCCGAAGGCTCGACCTCGGGCCAGAGCCGGCTGCTGGCGCTGCTGGGGCAGGCGGCTCAGGCGTTGATTGCCGAAGGCGCGCAGGTGCGGGTACAGCAACTGGATTTCAGCGAAACACGGGGTGATCTCGCGCTGCAGGTGCAGGCACCGGGCTTCGATGCCCTGGAGCGACTGCGTGAGCGGCTGATTGGCAGCGGGCTTTCCGTGCAAATGGGGTCGGCCAGCCGCGACCAGAGCGGCGTCAGTGCCCGGATGGTGATAGGAGGATGA
- a CDS encoding hydrolase translates to MRKLLTPLIAAILVSCLTAYTVWTGERPHAHYLSDLRASLTSDSGTAGISGNLLAIRPALYPSDYRDPDLLRMKLAAALDLARTQGLLNEKTVVALPDHIGTWLLLRDEKHNLYQARSFAEGGKLLTLSHPTLLGRLFLQGQDLEEALLRAKARRMARDYQKLFSRLASEYRVTVLAGSILLPSPYLKEGKLRSGHGALYNLALAFSPDGQLLGEPYSQPWPQSARSESSQSLQTASGLVTITRSWSQGYPQSQVTLSDGQVSASEALFLRGRLWPLHNAPAGSELTPAAVPQASQAPGSHLLNAWLGDQ, encoded by the coding sequence ATGCGCAAACTGCTGACGCCCCTGATCGCTGCCATCCTGGTGAGTTGCCTGACCGCCTATACGGTCTGGACCGGCGAACGGCCGCACGCCCATTACCTCTCCGACCTGCGCGCCAGCCTGACCAGCGACAGCGGCACAGCCGGAATCAGCGGCAACTTGCTGGCGATTCGCCCGGCGCTCTACCCCAGCGACTACCGTGACCCGGACCTGCTGCGAATGAAGCTGGCCGCCGCACTGGACCTGGCGCGCACCCAGGGGCTGCTTAACGAGAAAACAGTGGTCGCCCTGCCCGATCACATCGGCACCTGGCTGTTGCTGCGCGACGAGAAACACAACCTCTATCAGGCGCGCTCGTTCGCCGAAGGCGGCAAGCTGCTGACCCTCAGTCACCCGACACTGCTTGGTCGATTGTTCCTCCAGGGCCAGGACCTGGAAGAAGCGCTGCTGCGCGCCAAGGCCCGCCGCATGGCGCGGGACTACCAGAAACTCTTCAGCCGCCTGGCCAGTGAGTACCGGGTGACCGTCCTGGCCGGCTCCATCCTGCTACCCTCGCCCTACCTGAAGGAAGGCAAGCTGCGCAGCGGCCATGGCGCCCTCTACAACCTGGCATTGGCCTTTTCTCCGGATGGGCAGCTGCTGGGCGAACCTTACAGCCAGCCCTGGCCGCAGAGCGCCAGGAGCGAGTCCAGCCAGAGCCTGCAAACCGCCAGCGGGTTGGTAACCATCACCCGCAGCTGGAGCCAGGGCTACCCGCAAAGCCAGGTGACCCTCAGCGATGGCCAGGTCAGCGCCAGTGAAGCGCTCTTCCTGCGCGGCCGTCTCTGGCCGCTGCACAACGCACCCGCCGGCAGCGAGCTCACGCCTGCTGCGGTACCGCAGGCCAGCCAGGCACCCGGCAGCCACCTCCTGAACGCCTGGCTGGGCGACCAATGA
- the xcpS gene encoding GspF family T2SS innner membrane protein variant XcpS: protein MAAFEYLALDAKGRQQKGVLEADSARQVRQLLRERQLAPLEVRATRVREQAERGRFSLSRGLSARDLALVTRQLATLVQAALPIEEALRAAAAQSSSSRIQSMLLAVRARVLEGHSLASSLREFPSAFPELYRATVAAGEHAGHLGPVLEQLADYTEQRQQSRQKIQLALLYPVILMCASLSIVAFLLGFVVPDVVKVFIDSGQTLPLLTRGLIALSDLVKHWGWLMLLAVIAAFAGGRWALRDPNVRQRWHGLVLRIPLVGGLVRATDTARFASTLAILTRSGVPLVEALGIGAEVIANRVIRAHVVVAAQKVREGGSLTRALEGSGQFPPMMLHMIASGERSGELDQMLARTARNQENDLAAQIALLVGLFEPFMLVLMGAVVLMIVLAILLPILSLNQLVG from the coding sequence ATGGCCGCATTCGAATACCTCGCCCTCGACGCCAAGGGCCGCCAGCAGAAGGGCGTGCTCGAGGCGGACAGTGCCCGTCAGGTGCGTCAGTTGCTCCGCGAGCGTCAGCTGGCACCGCTGGAAGTGCGCGCCACCCGTGTTCGCGAGCAGGCCGAGCGCGGCCGCTTCAGCCTGTCGCGAGGCCTGTCTGCGCGCGATCTGGCCCTGGTGACGCGGCAGCTCGCGACGCTGGTCCAGGCGGCCCTGCCCATCGAGGAAGCGCTGCGGGCGGCGGCTGCGCAGTCCAGCAGCTCACGCATCCAGTCGATGCTGCTGGCGGTGCGCGCGCGGGTGTTGGAAGGGCACAGCCTGGCCAGCAGCCTACGCGAATTCCCTTCGGCCTTCCCCGAGCTTTACCGTGCCACTGTGGCCGCAGGCGAACATGCGGGCCATTTGGGGCCGGTGCTGGAACAGTTGGCCGACTACACCGAGCAACGCCAGCAGTCCCGGCAGAAGATCCAGCTGGCGTTGCTGTATCCGGTGATCCTGATGTGTGCGTCGCTGTCGATCGTTGCCTTTCTTCTGGGCTTCGTGGTGCCCGACGTGGTCAAGGTGTTCATCGATTCCGGGCAGACCTTGCCGTTGTTGACCCGTGGCCTGATTGCACTGAGCGATCTGGTCAAGCATTGGGGCTGGCTGATGCTGCTGGCGGTGATTGCGGCTTTCGCCGGTGGGCGCTGGGCGCTGCGCGATCCTAACGTCCGCCAGCGTTGGCACGGCTTGGTCCTGCGCATTCCGCTGGTGGGCGGGCTGGTGCGCGCGACCGATACCGCGCGCTTCGCCTCCACCCTGGCGATCCTCACCCGGAGCGGCGTACCCCTGGTGGAAGCCCTTGGCATTGGCGCGGAAGTGATTGCCAACCGGGTGATCCGCGCGCATGTGGTGGTGGCGGCGCAGAAGGTCCGCGAAGGCGGCAGCCTGACCCGTGCCCTGGAGGGCAGCGGGCAGTTCCCGCCGATGATGCTGCACATGATCGCCAGTGGCGAACGTTCCGGTGAACTGGATCAGATGCTCGCGCGCACCGCACGCAACCAGGAGAACGACCTGGCTGCGCAGATCGCCTTGCTGGTCGGACTTTTCGAACCGTTCATGCTGGTGCTCATGGGGGCGGTGGTGTTGATGATCGTCCTCGCCATCCTGCTGCCTATCCTTTCTCTCAACCAACTCGTGGGGTAA
- the gspK gene encoding type II secretion system minor pseudopilin GspK: MKRQAGVALLTVLLVVAVVTVVCAGLIARTQLSIRSSGNELHLRQVAQYALGGEALAEAILVRDLRQGDPRTPVDHFGEAWARPLSTFQLDDGGSLSVRIEDASGRFNLNSLVRNGQLNEQGIRQFRRLLLRLGIEAPYTERLVDWLDPDEEPYGPNGAEDNQYLLLQPPYRAANHAMSDVSELRLVLGMTEVDYRKLLPFVTVLPSDSALNVNTASAMVLSTLADNLSGDSGGLLIAARGATGFRSLDAFLGQPALAGMGLEAQGLAVGSHYFQVISEVRLAGRRQVLVSTLQRGSDGKVRVLSRDLGQGGLPSSPVKEPQS; this comes from the coding sequence ATGAAGCGGCAAGCCGGTGTCGCGTTGCTCACCGTGCTGCTGGTGGTGGCGGTGGTTACGGTGGTGTGCGCGGGCCTGATCGCACGCACCCAGCTGTCCATCCGTTCCAGCGGCAATGAGCTGCACCTGCGCCAGGTCGCCCAGTACGCCTTGGGTGGCGAGGCCTTGGCCGAGGCCATCCTCGTGCGCGACCTGCGCCAGGGTGACCCGCGCACGCCGGTGGATCATTTCGGTGAAGCCTGGGCGCGGCCGCTGAGCACCTTCCAGCTCGATGACGGCGGCTCCTTGAGCGTGCGCATCGAAGATGCCAGCGGGCGCTTCAATCTCAATAGTCTGGTGCGTAACGGCCAACTGAACGAGCAGGGCATTCGCCAGTTCCGCCGCCTCTTGCTGCGCCTGGGGATCGAGGCGCCTTACACCGAGCGTCTGGTCGACTGGCTGGACCCCGATGAGGAGCCCTATGGCCCCAACGGCGCCGAAGACAACCAGTACCTGCTGCTGCAGCCGCCGTACCGCGCGGCCAATCACGCGATGAGCGACGTATCGGAGTTGCGCCTAGTGTTAGGCATGACGGAAGTGGACTACCGCAAGTTGCTGCCCTTCGTCACGGTATTGCCGTCGGACTCCGCCCTCAACGTCAACACCGCCAGCGCCATGGTGCTCTCCACCCTGGCCGATAACCTGAGTGGGGACAGTGGCGGGTTGCTGATTGCGGCGCGGGGCGCCACGGGATTTCGCAGTCTCGATGCCTTCCTCGGCCAGCCGGCGTTGGCTGGGATGGGGCTCGAGGCCCAGGGGTTGGCAGTGGGCAGTCACTATTTCCAGGTGATCAGCGAAGTACGCCTCGCGGGTCGCCGTCAGGTTCTGGTCAGTACCCTGCAGCGCGGCAGCGACGGCAAGGTACGTGTTCTCTCTCGTGATCTCGGGCAAGGCGGCCTGCCGTCATCGCCCGTCAAGGAGCCGCAGTCATGA